CAAGTAAGCCTGTAGTGGTCGCCCTGGAATTCACAACTGACCAGCTCTGTATTCTTGAATTTGAGATGAGGGAGGTATTCAGCCAGAGGAAGTGTTGGATCGTCCTGGACCAGGACTGACTCAGGTCTGAAGAAAATTGAGTGTTGCCCTTCTTGGGGTTTGAATACAAAAGGCTCAAAGGCCCCAATCTTGACCAGTGTCTTGGGAATCACACTGTAGGGGAGCGTATTCCCCTCTCCCATGAAGGTGGCTACAAAGAGATTGGCAGGATTGGAATAAATTGCTTCACCAGGCCCCTCCTGCATTACCTTACCTTCATGCATCACTATGATGCGGTCGGCGATGGAGAGGGCCTCCTCCTGGTCATGGGTTACATAGATGGTGGTAATACCTGTCTCATCATGAATTCTCCGTATTTCTTCACGGAGATGCTTACGCAGCTTAGCATCGAGCGCAGAGAGTGGTTCATCCAACAGTAACAGCTGGGGCTGTGATGCAAGCGCTCGCGCCAAGGCAACCCGTTGACGCTCTCCGCCACTAAGCTCCTGACTTCGCCTCTTCTGGTACCCTTCCAGTGCAACCAACGAAAGCAATCGGTTAATACGTTCCTTCCTTTTTGCTTTCGGGGATTTGCGGAGCTTCAAGGGATAAGCAATATTCTGTTCAACGTTCATATGGGGGAAAAGGGCATAGTCCTGGAATACCATGGCGATCTGACGTTCATGAACCGGTGTTTGGGATAGGTCTTTTCCATTCAACAGCAATGAACCAGAGTGAAGGGGAAGTAATCCTGCGATCAATTGGAGGGATGTGCTCTTTCCACACCCTGAAGGCCCTATGATACATGCCAGTTCTCCTGCCTGGACAGAAAATGACACATTCAAAGAAAAATCCTTATAGGATGCCTTCAATGCACAATTCAGACCTTCAGCGGCCATATGTTCCCCCTTTCGCAAATTCACTTACAATAAATACCAGTACACTGACTGCAATCAAGATGGTTCCCAGTGCACAAGCACCTTGGAAATTGTAACTCCCAATGAGTCGATACATCACCACTGGGAGGGTAATGATCGAACTGTTTGCCAATGTCAGGGTAGCATTGAATTCTCCCATGCTGAGGGCAAACGCAAAAATTGCCCCTGTGAACATAGCACCCTTCAGTAGAGGGAGTTCAATGGCAAGGAATGTCCTCAGAGGACCAGCACCAAGGGTTAATGAACTGTGCATATAGGTTAGGGGAATCTTACGGTACTCAGGGAGGATAGTTCTCAGGACAAAGGGAATGGCAATGACCAGGTGAGCCAATACAACCAGGGTATAGCTCAATGCAAGCCCTCCCCTGAGGCGGCTTGCAACCAAGTAGTAT
This sequence is a window from uncultured Sphaerochaeta sp.. Protein-coding genes within it:
- a CDS encoding ABC transporter ATP-binding protein, which translates into the protein MAAEGLNCALKASYKDFSLNVSFSVQAGELACIIGPSGCGKSTSLQLIAGLLPLHSGSLLLNGKDLSQTPVHERQIAMVFQDYALFPHMNVEQNIAYPLKLRKSPKAKRKERINRLLSLVALEGYQKRRSQELSGGERQRVALARALASQPQLLLLDEPLSALDAKLRKHLREEIRRIHDETGITTIYVTHDQEEALSIADRIIVMHEGKVMQEGPGEAIYSNPANLFVATFMGEGNTLPYSVIPKTLVKIGAFEPFVFKPQEGQHSIFFRPESVLVQDDPTLPLAEYLPHLKFKNTELVSCEFQGDHYRLTCSWEGHTIIAHASHRPIADHVTLGVRIKAIREYLDGTLMTKSKLTMARE